A single region of the Coraliomargarita parva genome encodes:
- a CDS encoding VC0807 family protein: MPDPQPSNRPETENPFTSHRPEVKKENTLLNIGFNIILPILILNKGKKWFGHLLEPHFDNVAIPILLIALCFPVGYFVYDYFRRKKYNIFSILGLISVLMTGGIGIFNIPTEWFAVKEAAIPALLGLAVIISLKTPYPLVRTLLWNPEIMDVDKVHLALRAHNAEQAFDKLLEKCTWLLAASFLLSAVLNYLLARWIVVSPSGSDAFNAEVSKMMAWSWPVIVIPSMVIMMFTLWLLLSGIHKMTGLKLEEVMHGAKEDK; encoded by the coding sequence ATGCCCGATCCGCAACCCAGCAACCGCCCCGAAACCGAAAATCCTTTCACCAGCCACAGGCCCGAGGTGAAGAAGGAAAACACCCTCCTGAACATCGGGTTCAACATCATCCTGCCCATTCTCATCCTCAATAAGGGCAAGAAGTGGTTCGGCCACCTGCTGGAGCCGCACTTCGACAATGTCGCCATCCCCATCCTGCTCATCGCCCTCTGCTTCCCCGTCGGCTACTTCGTCTACGACTATTTCCGCCGCAAGAAGTACAACATCTTCTCCATTCTCGGCCTGATCAGCGTACTCATGACCGGCGGCATCGGGATCTTCAACATCCCCACCGAGTGGTTCGCGGTCAAGGAGGCCGCCATTCCCGCACTCCTCGGGCTGGCCGTCATCATTTCCCTGAAAACTCCCTACCCCCTCGTCCGTACCCTGCTATGGAACCCCGAGATCATGGACGTCGACAAGGTCCATCTCGCCCTCCGGGCACACAATGCCGAACAAGCCTTCGACAAGCTGCTGGAGAAGTGCACCTGGCTGCTGGCCGCCTCTTTCCTCCTCAGCGCCGTGCTCAACTACCTGCTGGCCCGCTGGATCGTGGTCAGCCCCAGTGGCAGCGACGCCTTCAACGCCGAAGTCAGCAAGATGATGGCCTGGAGCTGGCCCGTCATCGTCATCCCCAGCATGGTCATCATGATGTTCACCCTCTGGCTCCTCCTCAGCGGCATCCACAAAATGACCGGCCTCAAGCTCGAGGAAGTCATGCACGGCGCAAAGGAAGACAAGTAG
- the hisH gene encoding imidazole glycerol phosphate synthase subunit HisH, which translates to MDSDTLQASPKLAVIDYGMGNLRSVLRAWQHVGADAHLVSSPEEIASADALVFPGQGAIVDTMRLLKETGFDHAIRDWIAADKPFFGICLGLQALFEHSEEGDTPALGVFKGQVKRFRIDPSLKIPHMGWNAVSFAEGDPITEGLVSGQDQFYFVHSYYIEPEDPALTLFETDYGGRFVSGIRRGNCYATQFHPEKSQAKGLQLYANFLKSL; encoded by the coding sequence ATGGATTCCGATACGCTTCAAGCCTCACCAAAGCTCGCCGTGATCGATTACGGTATGGGGAATTTGCGCTCGGTCCTGCGTGCCTGGCAGCACGTTGGGGCGGATGCGCACCTGGTCTCCAGTCCTGAGGAAATCGCCAGTGCGGATGCATTGGTCTTTCCGGGGCAGGGGGCGATTGTCGACACGATGCGCCTATTGAAGGAGACCGGTTTCGACCATGCGATTCGCGACTGGATCGCCGCGGACAAGCCGTTCTTCGGCATCTGCCTGGGCCTGCAGGCGCTGTTCGAGCATTCCGAGGAGGGGGACACCCCTGCGCTTGGCGTCTTCAAGGGGCAGGTGAAGCGCTTCCGCATCGACCCTTCGCTGAAGATCCCGCACATGGGCTGGAATGCCGTCAGTTTTGCCGAGGGGGATCCGATAACCGAAGGGCTGGTCAGCGGGCAGGACCAGTTTTACTTTGTGCACAGCTACTACATAGAGCCGGAAGATCCGGCCCTGACCCTCTTTGAGACGGACTATGGCGGTCGTTTTGTTTCCGGTATTCGCCGGGGCAATTGCTATGCGACCCAGTTCCACCCGGAAAAAAGTCAGGCAAAAGGATTGCAACTCTATGCGAATTTTTTGAAATCACTCTAA
- a CDS encoding two-component system sensor histidine kinase NtrB, which produces MKNTGLDKILGRIEDLDSVNLGILVQRLARERKMQETVFNTIHDGILVIDTDGVVQYANDAACGMIGLKKSDVGVVRLWKMVPDLARSLNAEEVNSRQKAKPVLSRELELSYPEHRFVRLYMVPIDTHVGHDDSGGYVVVLSDVTEEKVSMEEMIENERTSSIVRLAAGVAHELGNPLNSLTIHLQLIERKLRKLGLGAEGEKLSESLRVCQGEVDRLDAIITHFLEAVRPREPELNELDLLELVEEVLRVQEVELSDRKLDVNVEVSHSLPTILGDRGQIKQVFFNIIKNAMEAMAPGGHIRILTRSDDDYVYLQFIDTGSGISDEDLSKVFQAYYTTKREGHGLGMMIVQRIMRDHGGQIGIESRKGIGTIITLQFPQQHRRTRLLESSSGMTKK; this is translated from the coding sequence ATGAAGAACACTGGCTTAGATAAGATACTGGGGCGCATCGAGGACTTGGATTCGGTGAACCTGGGGATCCTGGTGCAGCGTTTGGCACGTGAGCGCAAGATGCAGGAGACGGTGTTCAACACGATCCACGACGGGATCCTGGTGATTGATACGGACGGGGTGGTGCAGTACGCCAACGATGCCGCCTGCGGCATGATCGGGTTGAAGAAATCCGATGTGGGGGTGGTGCGGCTCTGGAAGATGGTGCCGGACTTGGCCCGTTCGCTCAACGCGGAGGAAGTGAACTCCCGTCAGAAGGCGAAACCGGTGCTCTCGCGTGAGCTGGAGCTGAGCTATCCGGAGCACCGCTTCGTGCGTTTGTACATGGTGCCGATTGATACCCATGTCGGGCATGATGACAGCGGCGGCTATGTCGTGGTGCTTTCCGATGTGACCGAAGAAAAGGTCTCGATGGAGGAGATGATCGAGAATGAGCGGACCAGCTCGATCGTGCGCCTGGCGGCTGGCGTGGCCCATGAACTGGGCAACCCCTTGAACTCGCTGACCATCCACTTGCAGCTGATCGAACGGAAATTGCGCAAGCTGGGACTGGGCGCCGAGGGGGAAAAACTATCCGAGTCGCTGCGTGTTTGCCAGGGTGAAGTGGACCGGTTGGATGCGATCATCACGCACTTTCTGGAGGCGGTGCGTCCCCGTGAACCGGAGCTCAACGAGTTGGACTTGCTCGAGCTGGTGGAGGAGGTCTTGCGCGTGCAGGAAGTGGAGCTGTCGGACCGCAAGCTGGATGTGAATGTCGAGGTCAGTCACAGCCTCCCGACGATCCTGGGGGACCGCGGGCAGATCAAGCAGGTCTTCTTCAATATCATCAAGAATGCGATGGAGGCAATGGCGCCGGGCGGCCACATTCGCATCCTGACCCGGAGCGATGACGATTATGTGTATCTGCAATTCATTGACACGGGCTCCGGTATTTCCGACGAGGATCTATCGAAGGTCTTCCAGGCCTACTACACCACGAAGAGAGAGGGGCACGGGCTGGGCATGATGATCGTGCAGCGAATCATGCGGGATCACGGCGGGCAGATCGGGATCGAGTCCAGAAAGGGGATTGGTACGATCATCACGCTCCAGTTCCCGCAGCAGCACCGCCGCACGCGGCTGCTCGAAAGTTCTTCGGGGATGACTAAAAAATAA
- the hisD gene encoding histidinol dehydrogenase, with translation MQKLQYSDTPKFHAALREFCGRATVSGDVSGVVASVLADIRKDGDAAVLRYTEKFDGAKLNAPAMRVDPAELKAAEKTLSAADRKAIRESIAMVKEFHKKTLPKAWKAKNAQGGVIGERFYPIQRVGLYIPGGNVPLVSTVVMTAVLAKLVKCPEIAVCTPPAADGSIAPGMLAALSMVGIEEVYKVGGVQAIGAMAFGTKTIPAVDKIFGPGNAFVMEAKRQVLGTVGIDLLPGPSEVMIIADSGANPNHVAADLLAQAEHGSGKEIIYFATTSKALIGKVEKAIAKQMPALSHAEKCAKVIDGRCLAVHCKTLDQCVAVANYVAPEHLELQVADKSIEPLSQQITTAGAILQGYLTPTVLGDFTAGPSHTLPTGRAGRFFSGLQASDFMRRSSIVRYDAKSLAQAAPVVETFARLEKLDAHGKSLTIRL, from the coding sequence ATGCAAAAGCTTCAGTATTCCGATACACCTAAGTTTCATGCGGCACTGCGCGAGTTCTGCGGTCGTGCCACGGTCTCCGGTGATGTGTCCGGCGTGGTTGCCTCCGTCTTGGCAGACATCCGGAAAGACGGGGATGCGGCGGTTTTGCGCTACACCGAAAAGTTCGATGGCGCCAAGCTCAATGCACCGGCCATGCGGGTGGATCCGGCCGAGTTGAAAGCGGCGGAAAAGACTCTGTCCGCCGCCGATCGCAAGGCGATTCGCGAATCCATCGCGATGGTGAAGGAATTCCACAAGAAGACTCTGCCGAAAGCCTGGAAGGCGAAGAACGCGCAGGGCGGCGTTATCGGTGAACGTTTTTATCCGATCCAACGGGTGGGTCTCTACATTCCCGGCGGCAATGTGCCTTTGGTCTCCACCGTGGTGATGACCGCGGTATTGGCCAAGTTGGTGAAATGCCCGGAGATCGCGGTGTGCACGCCTCCGGCGGCGGACGGTTCGATCGCGCCCGGCATGCTGGCGGCCCTTTCGATGGTTGGGATCGAGGAGGTGTACAAGGTTGGTGGTGTGCAGGCGATCGGTGCGATGGCCTTCGGCACCAAGACCATTCCCGCGGTCGACAAGATCTTCGGTCCGGGGAACGCCTTTGTCATGGAAGCCAAGCGCCAGGTGTTGGGCACGGTGGGTATCGACCTGCTGCCCGGTCCGAGCGAGGTGATGATCATTGCCGACTCCGGGGCCAACCCGAACCACGTGGCCGCCGACCTTCTGGCCCAGGCCGAGCACGGGAGCGGCAAGGAGATCATTTATTTTGCGACCACCAGTAAGGCGCTTATCGGTAAGGTGGAAAAGGCGATTGCGAAGCAGATGCCGGCGCTCAGCCATGCCGAGAAATGTGCCAAGGTGATCGACGGGCGTTGCCTCGCCGTGCACTGCAAGACTCTGGACCAGTGTGTGGCGGTGGCCAATTACGTGGCTCCCGAGCACTTGGAGTTGCAGGTAGCGGACAAGTCGATCGAGCCTCTGAGCCAGCAAATTACCACCGCCGGGGCCATTCTCCAGGGCTATCTTACGCCGACCGTGCTGGGGGACTTTACCGCCGGGCCGAGCCACACCCTCCCGACCGGACGGGCCGGACGCTTCTTCAGCGGCCTTCAGGCCAGCGATTTCATGCGCCGATCCTCCATCGTGCGCTATGACGCCAAGAGCCTCGCCCAAGCCGCGCCCGTTGTGGAAACCTTTGCACGCCTCGAGAAACTGGACGCGCACGGCAAGTCGCTGACGATCCGCCTCTAG
- a CDS encoding four helix bundle protein produces the protein MIKPQFDHEKLAVYQRALDFVEIADLIIEGQAKRLSVVDQLDRASTSIPLNIAEGNGKFTPPDRCRFHDIARGSALECAAALDVLVRKKRLDVKDAERGKAVLVEIVSMLVGLIRSQSQDRAYETPATYGAVGD, from the coding sequence ATGATAAAACCTCAATTCGACCACGAGAAGCTAGCTGTCTACCAACGCGCTTTGGATTTCGTGGAGATTGCCGATCTTATCATTGAAGGGCAGGCAAAGCGACTGTCGGTGGTAGACCAACTGGATCGGGCCTCGACTTCGATCCCTCTGAACATTGCGGAGGGCAACGGGAAGTTCACTCCGCCGGATCGTTGCCGCTTTCATGATATCGCGCGTGGTTCAGCCTTGGAATGTGCGGCGGCTTTGGATGTATTGGTGCGGAAGAAGCGCTTGGATGTAAAGGACGCGGAGCGGGGTAAAGCAGTTCTGGTGGAGATTGTATCGATGTTGGTCGGTTTGATCCGAAGCCAGTCTCAGGATCGTGCGTATGAGACGCCCGCGACGTACGGAGCGGTTGGGGATTAA
- a CDS encoding thioredoxin-like domain-containing protein — MNKVVLAFCCACLGLLPPVVASPWSEFFPDGLINAKGEPVAPASLDGKIVCLYFSASWCGPCRGFTPKLIDFYKRYAPDIEIVLVSKDRNRKAFLNYMAEYPMPWLAVDWADSKVDGNLPRELIKKYHAGGIPKLVVLSRDGNSVVEANARMQVAILPEDYAEKLRNSDPKQSAQRWRKREEAKGKTISDEAYTLHVGHIKERYLKMAETYDAAAKASLREVHLGENPEWLDLVHDYYRQLRAEAGEN; from the coding sequence ATGAATAAAGTAGTACTCGCCTTCTGCTGCGCCTGCCTGGGCCTGCTGCCCCCGGTCGTAGCCTCCCCATGGTCCGAGTTCTTCCCCGACGGTCTGATCAACGCCAAGGGTGAGCCGGTCGCCCCCGCAAGCCTGGATGGAAAGATTGTCTGTCTTTATTTCTCCGCCTCCTGGTGCGGCCCCTGCCGCGGATTCACCCCGAAGCTGATCGACTTCTACAAGCGCTACGCCCCGGACATCGAGATCGTGCTGGTCAGCAAGGACCGGAACCGGAAAGCCTTTTTGAATTATATGGCGGAATACCCGATGCCCTGGCTCGCCGTCGACTGGGCCGACAGCAAGGTCGACGGAAACCTGCCGCGCGAGTTGATCAAAAAGTACCATGCAGGGGGCATCCCGAAACTAGTGGTACTGTCGCGCGACGGCAACTCTGTAGTGGAGGCCAATGCCCGGATGCAGGTTGCGATCTTACCGGAAGACTACGCGGAAAAACTTCGAAACAGTGATCCCAAGCAAAGCGCCCAACGGTGGCGCAAGCGCGAGGAGGCCAAAGGCAAGACCATCAGCGATGAAGCCTACACGCTTCACGTCGGACACATCAAGGAACGCTACCTTAAGATGGCCGAAACATACGATGCCGCAGCCAAAGCCAGCCTACGCGAAGTCCACTTGGGCGAAAATCCGGAGTGGCTGGATCTGGTTCACGACTACTACCGGCAGCTGCGCGCCGAGGCCGGCGAGAACTAG
- the hisB gene encoding imidazoleglycerol-phosphate dehydratase HisB, translating into MAEARIASLTRNTKETQIQMELNVDGTGVSEIDTGIPFFDHMLTLFAKHGLFDLKIKATGDIDVDYHHMVEDTGIVLGQCLKQALGEKRGIRRYGFFLLPMDESLARVALDLSNRQAFVYKVDFKFPMVRDFSIVLIKEFFQAFANDACCNLHINLEYGEEPHHIAEAIFKCFARALDMATTIDPRVGDAVPTTKGTLSN; encoded by the coding sequence ATGGCTGAAGCACGCATAGCATCACTCACCCGTAATACGAAAGAGACTCAGATCCAGATGGAGCTGAATGTCGACGGCACCGGCGTGTCTGAAATCGACACCGGGATCCCGTTTTTCGACCACATGCTCACGCTTTTCGCGAAGCATGGGCTCTTCGACCTCAAGATCAAGGCGACGGGGGACATCGATGTGGACTATCACCACATGGTGGAGGATACCGGAATCGTGCTGGGGCAGTGCCTGAAGCAGGCTCTGGGCGAGAAGCGCGGGATTCGCCGGTACGGGTTCTTCCTCCTGCCGATGGATGAATCCCTGGCCCGTGTCGCGCTGGACCTGTCGAACCGTCAGGCCTTCGTCTACAAGGTGGATTTCAAATTCCCGATGGTGCGCGACTTCAGTATCGTCCTGATCAAGGAGTTCTTTCAGGCCTTTGCCAATGACGCCTGCTGCAACCTGCACATCAATCTGGAATACGGCGAAGAACCGCACCACATCGCAGAAGCCATCTTTAAATGCTTCGCCCGCGCGTTGGACATGGCGACCACCATCGACCCGCGTGTCGGTGATGCCGTGCCCACGACCAAGGGCACTTTGTCCAACTAA
- the hisC gene encoding histidinol-phosphate transaminase: protein MKKTFDAHQRALPHIQELHAYVPGEQPQGEGWVKLNTNENPYPPSPGVAAAVAAEVPKLRLYPEPVSRKLRDAIGERFGLTGKHVIMGNGSDNILDLVTRCFVQAPGAAHTVPSYSLYPVVAGMSGQGLIDVPFDRSMKLDIEAMAATKATVFFLTNPNAPTGVPFSRAEIEAALQAIDGLLVVDEAYVDFGGESAIPLLEEYENLIVVRTFSKSYGLAGMRVGFALASKAIIGMLDRVRDAYNLDRIAQAAALAAFEDIDYFDEQCRKVIATRELTRARLDELAWFTYPSATNFLFTEPKNAAGETGPEVAQSLFQHLKDNRVLVRYFAAHPLTCAFVRVSIGTDAEMEAFVSAVKSWLKHA from the coding sequence ATGAAAAAGACTTTCGACGCCCATCAACGTGCCTTGCCGCACATTCAGGAACTGCACGCCTATGTCCCGGGGGAGCAACCGCAGGGAGAAGGCTGGGTGAAGCTCAACACCAACGAGAACCCGTATCCGCCCTCGCCCGGAGTGGCGGCCGCAGTGGCGGCCGAAGTGCCCAAGCTGCGCCTCTATCCGGAACCGGTGAGCCGCAAGCTGCGCGACGCGATCGGGGAGCGCTTCGGCCTGACCGGCAAGCATGTGATCATGGGCAACGGATCCGACAATATCTTGGACCTGGTGACCCGATGTTTCGTGCAGGCGCCCGGAGCCGCCCATACGGTGCCCAGCTATTCACTGTATCCCGTGGTGGCCGGCATGTCCGGGCAGGGCTTGATCGATGTGCCCTTCGACCGGTCCATGAAGCTCGACATCGAGGCGATGGCCGCGACCAAGGCCACGGTCTTTTTCCTGACCAATCCCAACGCCCCGACCGGGGTGCCGTTCTCGCGCGCCGAGATCGAAGCGGCGCTTCAGGCCATCGACGGTCTGCTGGTGGTGGACGAAGCCTATGTGGATTTCGGCGGGGAGTCGGCGATTCCGCTCCTTGAGGAATATGAAAACCTTATTGTGGTCCGCACCTTTTCCAAGTCCTACGGCCTTGCGGGGATGCGAGTCGGCTTTGCCTTGGCCAGCAAGGCGATCATTGGCATGCTCGACCGTGTCCGGGATGCCTACAACCTCGACCGCATCGCACAAGCGGCCGCTTTGGCGGCCTTTGAGGATATCGATTATTTTGATGAACAGTGCCGTAAGGTGATTGCCACCCGTGAGCTGACTCGCGCGCGTCTGGATGAGCTTGCTTGGTTTACTTATCCCTCCGCCACGAATTTCCTCTTTACCGAGCCGAAAAACGCGGCCGGCGAGACCGGACCGGAGGTGGCTCAGTCCCTCTTCCAGCATCTCAAGGACAATCGTGTCCTCGTGCGCTATTTCGCCGCGCATCCTTTAACTTGCGCTTTTGTCCGTGTCAGCATAGGAACGGACGCTGAAATGGAGGCCTTCGTCTCCGCCGTTAAGTCATGGCTGAAGCACGCATAG
- a CDS encoding phosphopantothenoylcysteine decarboxylase, translating into MANASTIRCLITAGPTREFIDPVRFISNPSTGKMGFALAEAAVDAGWTVDLVAGPVALEEPDGVILYPVVTAEEMLHQVDALFDACDILIMTAAVSDFRPKVQHAKKEKKGDASMTIEFERTVDILKTMTERKAQQTVVGFAAETHDIRAYAERKMKEKRCDYIVANKVGQLGTGFAADTNEVLLIAADGSSTLLGPDSKQAIARELITLVAPGKE; encoded by the coding sequence ATGGCGAACGCAAGCACTATTCGTTGTCTCATTACCGCGGGCCCGACCCGTGAATTTATCGATCCGGTCCGTTTTATCAGCAATCCGTCGACCGGCAAGATGGGCTTCGCCCTGGCCGAGGCGGCGGTGGACGCCGGCTGGACGGTGGACCTGGTGGCTGGACCGGTCGCGCTGGAGGAGCCGGACGGGGTGATCCTCTACCCTGTGGTGACGGCGGAGGAGATGTTGCATCAGGTGGATGCGCTGTTTGACGCCTGTGATATCCTGATTATGACTGCGGCGGTGAGCGATTTTCGTCCCAAGGTGCAGCATGCGAAGAAGGAAAAGAAGGGCGACGCCTCGATGACGATCGAGTTCGAGCGCACGGTGGACATTTTGAAGACGATGACAGAGCGCAAGGCCCAGCAGACGGTGGTCGGCTTTGCGGCGGAGACGCACGACATCCGCGCTTATGCCGAGCGTAAGATGAAGGAAAAGCGCTGTGACTACATTGTGGCCAACAAGGTCGGGCAGCTGGGAACCGGCTTCGCCGCCGACACCAACGAGGTGCTCCTGATTGCGGCCGACGGCAGCAGTACGCTGCTCGGTCCCGACAGCAAGCAGGCGATTGCCCGCGAGCTCATCACACTGGTGGCCCCCGGGAAGGAGTAG
- the guaA gene encoding glutamine-hydrolyzing GMP synthase, whose translation MPEHIAVLDFGSQYTQVIARRIREANVLSRIYPYNTQASVLKDADVRGVILSGGPSSVLLEGSPRPDAAVFEMGVPVLGICYGEQLMAHMLGGKVAKSTEREFGHGTLNIAKKGKLFDGLPDNLRVWNSHGDRLEALPTGFEAIASTENSPYATIQDAERDFYGMQFHPEVAHSEMGMEVIANFLFKVCGCKADWSMANYIEQSVQKIRETVGEERVILALSGGVDSSVAAALIHKAIGRQLTCVFVDNGLLRLHEREQVEKLYGDHFDLDLRVADKVDLFLDRLAGVSDPEQKRKIIGNTFIEVFDEAVHDLKEKGNYTFLAQGTLYPDVIESVAIDGNPAALIKSHHNVGGLPEKMNLKLLEPLRELFKDEVRELGTQLGLPKEVVWRQPFPGPGLGVRVMGPIKAEDLEVLRKADAILHEEMMAADLYYKVWQSFCVFLPVKTVGVMGDERTYENVVALRIVESVDAMTADWARVPYDVLRTISSRIINEVTGCNRVVLDISSKPPSTIEWE comes from the coding sequence ATGCCAGAACATATCGCCGTCCTCGACTTTGGTTCCCAGTACACACAGGTTATCGCGCGCCGCATCCGCGAAGCCAACGTGTTGTCCCGTATCTACCCGTATAACACGCAAGCCAGCGTCCTCAAGGATGCCGACGTCAGGGGCGTCATCCTGTCAGGGGGGCCGTCGTCCGTCCTGCTCGAGGGCTCGCCCCGTCCGGACGCAGCCGTTTTCGAAATGGGCGTTCCTGTTCTGGGCATCTGCTACGGGGAGCAACTCATGGCCCACATGCTGGGCGGCAAGGTTGCCAAGAGCACCGAGCGTGAGTTCGGCCACGGCACCCTCAATATTGCGAAGAAGGGCAAACTCTTTGACGGCCTGCCGGATAATCTGCGGGTCTGGAATTCGCACGGTGACCGTCTCGAAGCCCTGCCGACCGGGTTCGAGGCGATTGCATCGACGGAAAATTCGCCCTATGCGACGATCCAGGATGCCGAGCGCGATTTCTACGGCATGCAGTTCCACCCCGAGGTGGCGCACTCCGAGATGGGCATGGAGGTGATTGCAAACTTCCTCTTCAAGGTCTGCGGGTGCAAGGCGGACTGGTCGATGGCCAACTACATCGAGCAATCCGTCCAGAAGATCCGTGAAACCGTCGGTGAAGAGCGTGTCATCCTGGCGCTTTCCGGCGGGGTCGACTCCTCCGTGGCTGCGGCACTGATTCACAAGGCGATTGGTCGCCAGCTCACCTGTGTTTTTGTGGACAACGGCCTGTTGCGCCTGCACGAGCGCGAGCAGGTGGAAAAGCTCTACGGGGATCATTTCGACCTGGACCTGCGGGTGGCGGACAAGGTGGACCTCTTCCTCGACCGTCTCGCCGGTGTTTCCGACCCCGAGCAAAAGCGCAAAATCATTGGGAACACTTTCATCGAGGTCTTCGATGAAGCGGTTCATGACCTGAAGGAGAAGGGGAATTACACCTTCCTCGCCCAAGGGACGCTGTACCCGGACGTGATCGAATCGGTCGCGATTGACGGAAATCCGGCCGCGCTGATCAAGAGCCACCACAATGTGGGCGGCTTGCCGGAGAAGATGAACCTGAAGTTGCTCGAGCCGCTCCGCGAGTTGTTCAAGGACGAGGTCCGCGAGCTCGGCACCCAGCTCGGACTGCCCAAGGAAGTGGTCTGGCGCCAGCCTTTCCCGGGGCCGGGTCTCGGCGTGCGGGTCATGGGCCCGATCAAGGCCGAAGACCTCGAAGTCCTGCGCAAGGCCGACGCGATCCTGCATGAGGAAATGATGGCGGCCGACCTGTACTACAAGGTTTGGCAATCCTTCTGTGTCTTTCTGCCGGTCAAGACGGTGGGCGTGATGGGGGATGAGCGTACCTACGAGAATGTGGTCGCACTCCGTATCGTCGAGAGTGTGGATGCGATGACCGCCGACTGGGCCCGTGTGCCCTACGACGTCTTGCGCACGATTTCCAGCCGTATCATCAACGAAGTCACTGGCTGCAACCGTGTCGTCCTCGACATCAGTTCCAAGCCGCCGAGCACGATCGAGTGGGAATAA
- a CDS encoding citrate synthase, which produces MEDTATIRLGSENFEFPLLKGTEGEMALDTRTLRAKSGFIAFDEGYGNTGSCLSDITFIDGEKGILRHRGYPIEQLAEHSGFLETAMLVIYGDLPPEECFDAFRFSVRENASIHTGMHHHFDGFPSYAHPMAILSAMLNSLGAYYPEMSSNDREQDLAHFNETAALLISKVRTIAAMTYRMKMGLPFVYPDHNRRYAENFLHMMFSKPYNDYVDEHGAAKALDLFLMLHADHEQNCSTSTVRMVASGGANLFASVSAGVCALWGPSHGGANMAVIQMLEDIHKSGDDGTRFIQAAKEGKAKLMGFGHRVYKNYDPRAKILGKSAEGILKSMDIKDPMLDIAKRLEQAALEDPYFIERKLYPNVDFYSGIILKAIGIPVEMFTVMFAIGRMPGWIANWKEIADNPKSRIHRPRQIYTGATLRDYVAMGERE; this is translated from the coding sequence ATGGAAGACACCGCAACCATTCGACTTGGAAGTGAAAATTTTGAGTTCCCCCTCCTCAAGGGAACCGAAGGCGAAATGGCCCTCGATACCCGAACGCTGCGAGCGAAAAGTGGCTTCATCGCCTTCGACGAAGGTTACGGCAATACCGGCTCCTGCCTGAGTGACATCACGTTCATCGACGGCGAAAAGGGGATTCTACGTCACCGTGGCTATCCGATCGAGCAACTGGCCGAGCACTCCGGCTTCCTCGAAACCGCGATGCTGGTCATCTACGGGGACCTCCCGCCCGAAGAATGCTTTGATGCCTTCCGTTTCAGCGTGCGGGAAAATGCGTCCATCCACACCGGGATGCACCACCACTTTGACGGTTTCCCGAGTTATGCCCACCCGATGGCGATTCTTTCAGCCATGCTGAATTCGCTGGGTGCCTACTACCCGGAAATGTCTTCCAACGACCGCGAGCAGGACTTGGCTCACTTCAACGAGACGGCTGCGCTGCTGATTTCCAAGGTCCGCACCATTGCGGCCATGACCTACCGGATGAAGATGGGCTTGCCCTTCGTGTATCCGGACCATAACCGCCGTTATGCGGAGAACTTCCTGCACATGATGTTCTCCAAGCCCTATAACGATTATGTGGACGAGCACGGCGCGGCCAAGGCACTGGACCTGTTCCTCATGCTGCACGCGGACCATGAGCAGAACTGCTCCACCTCGACCGTCCGTATGGTCGCTTCCGGCGGTGCGAATCTCTTTGCCTCCGTTTCCGCCGGGGTATGTGCCTTGTGGGGGCCCTCCCATGGTGGCGCCAACATGGCGGTCATCCAGATGCTCGAAGACATCCACAAGTCCGGTGACGACGGCACACGCTTCATTCAGGCCGCCAAGGAGGGCAAAGCCAAGCTGATGGGCTTTGGTCATCGGGTGTACAAGAACTACGATCCGCGCGCCAAGATTCTGGGCAAGAGTGCCGAAGGCATCCTCAAGAGCATGGATATCAAGGATCCCATGCTCGATATCGCCAAGCGCCTGGAGCAGGCCGCACTGGAAGATCCGTATTTCATCGAGCGCAAGCTCTACCCGAACGTCGACTTCTACAGCGGCATCATCCTGAAGGCGATCGGGATTCCGGTGGAAATGTTCACCGTTATGTTCGCTATCGGCCGTATGCCGGGTTGGATCGCCAACTGGAAGGAGATTGCGGATAATCCGAAAAGCCGGATCCACCGCCCCCGCCAGATCTACACCGGTGCCACCCTGCGCGACTACGTGGCGATGGGCGAGCGGGAATAG